From Candidatus Falkowbacteria bacterium, a single genomic window includes:
- the dut gene encoding dUTP diphosphatase, which yields MQQPIDQNYSGKLIVIDGTDGSGKATQAQLLTERLKRLGYEVALVDFPQYGKKSAGLVEEYLNGKYGTADEVGPYRASIFYAADRYDASFQIRKWLEEGKVVITNRYVTANMGHQGGKISDPVERQKYFNWLYQLEYEQFGIPKPDLNLILHVDAAVAQQLVDQKGHRDYVGGQKRDIHEADLEHLRNAEKVYLEIAQSFPGFQLVECSPHGAILDREAVNWLVWQAIAPLLGRQVVNPASPETANQPLSLKIERLSSSAKLPSRSYTGDAGLDLFSDQAHDLMPGEKKVIETGIRLALPRGYAGLVWDKSGIATQGIHTLAGVIDENFRGPLAVVLINLSQAPYRIEAGQKIAQLLIQKVEAPVVIEERLMDKTERVEGRFGSSGLF from the coding sequence ATGCAACAACCAATCGACCAGAACTACAGCGGCAAGCTGATCGTCATCGACGGCACTGACGGCTCGGGCAAGGCGACCCAGGCCCAGCTTTTGACTGAACGCCTGAAACGCCTCGGCTACGAAGTCGCCCTGGTCGATTTTCCGCAATACGGCAAGAAATCAGCCGGACTGGTCGAAGAGTACCTCAACGGCAAATACGGCACCGCCGACGAAGTCGGTCCCTACCGCGCCTCGATTTTCTACGCCGCCGACCGCTACGATGCCAGCTTCCAGATCCGCAAATGGCTCGAAGAAGGCAAAGTCGTCATAACCAACCGCTACGTCACGGCCAATATGGGGCACCAAGGCGGCAAGATCAGCGATCCGGTCGAGCGTCAGAAATACTTCAATTGGCTCTACCAGCTAGAGTATGAGCAGTTCGGCATCCCCAAGCCGGACCTGAACCTGATTCTCCATGTCGACGCGGCTGTCGCGCAGCAGCTTGTCGATCAGAAGGGACACCGCGACTACGTCGGCGGCCAGAAGCGCGACATCCACGAAGCCGACCTCGAGCATCTGCGCAACGCAGAAAAAGTCTACTTGGAAATTGCCCAAAGCTTCCCTGGCTTCCAGCTGGTCGAGTGCAGCCCGCACGGCGCCATCCTTGACCGCGAGGCGGTCAACTGGCTGGTCTGGCAAGCGATAGCCCCGTTGCTCGGCCGCCAAGTCGTCAATCCTGCCAGCCCTGAAACTGCCAATCAGCCGCTATCTTTAAAAATAGAAAGACTGTCGTCCAGCGCCAAACTGCCTAGCCGTAGCTACACTGGCGACGCCGGCCTCGACCTGTTTTCCGACCAGGCGCATGACTTGATGCCCGGAGAAAAAAAGGTCATTGAGACCGGCATCAGGCTAGCATTGCCTCGCGGCTATGCCGGACTGGTCTGGGACAAAAGCGGCATCGCGACCCAAGGCATCCACACTTTGGCCGGGGTCATCGATGAGAATTTCCGCGGCCCGCTAGCTGTCGTCTTGATCAATCTCAGCCAAGCCCCTTACCGCATTGAAGCCGGACAGAAAATCGCCCAGCTCCTGATCCAGAAAGTCGAGGCACCGGTAGTCATCGAGGAGCGGCTGATGGACAAGACCGAAAGGGTCGAAGGCCGATTCGGATCCAGCGGCTTATTTTAA